The nucleotide sequence ACCTGCACTTTTATTTCGGTGGGACATGGATTGAGCGTCCTGATCGAATGTCCGAATGGACGAACGGCACTCTACGACGCGGGAAGCATGGTCGGTGGAGCGTCCGTCGCACGGACCATCTCACAGGCACTCTGGACCACCGGACGCTCGCGGCTGGACGCCGTTATCGTCTCACACGCCGATGGAGATCACTGCAATGCGCTGCCGGAGCTGAGTCGCATCGTGTCACCGGGAGGACTTTTCGTTCACCGCAGTTTTCTCGACTGGAGTCAACCACCGGTCGCGGATGCGATCGAACAGTCTTCTCGTTCCGGTGCGTCCGTACGACTATTGTCAGAAGGACAGTCCCTCGTTCTGGACCCCACGGTCTCTCTAAACGTCATCCACCCCCCTCGCGATTTTCGCTCGTCGCAGGACAATCCCAATAGTCTCATCTTGAGCGTCGAATATGCGGGTCGGCGAATTCTGTTAACGGGCGACCTCGAACTGGACGGCCTGGAACGGCTCTTGAGGTCACCACCGCTCCATGCGGACGTCATGCTGTCGCCCCATCATGGCAGCTTGAAAGCGAACCCCACGGATCTGGCGCGCTGGGCCACACCCGACTATCTGGTGATCAGTACCCCCGAGAGCGGCGCGGCTGACCGACTGACCCAGCGCTATGGTCCCGAAACCCAGATCCTGACGACGGCCCGTCACGGTTCCATCCGCTTCCGCATCACTCCCGAAGGAGAGCTGGAAGTGGAAACGTTCAAACAGACCAGACGGCATCGATGAAGTACCGGGGATCAGCGTAAGTCGGCCGAAAAGCTGCTCTGTGTCGAGATCTCACGTCGAAGGTGTCGCTGCGTCGGTCGAAAGCCTTCTCGCGTGGCGGACGGGACTGTCAGAACAATCCGGCGATCGGGGCTCCCTCGAAGATATGCGTCGGCCGTTCCTGATCGTCATACCAGGCTGCCGTATCGGGAAGTCCCAAGGCCGAGTAGATCGTGGCGGCCAGGTTTTCCGGCTTCTGGGCATCGCTGACGGGATAGGCCCCGATCTTATCTGATGCTCCGACGATGCGCCCCCCCTGCGTTCCCCCTCCGGCAAAGAAGACGGACTGAACCGGGCCCCAGTGGTCGCGCCCCGGCAACTTGTAGTGCGCCGGCAGGTGCGTGACTTTCGGCGTTCGACCGAACTCTCCTGCCATCACGATCAACGTTTCGTCCAGCAGCCCACGATCCTGCAGATCATCCAGCAGGGCAGACAGCGACTTGTCCGTCGGTGGGAACAGGTTGTCTTTCAGGTGCGGGAAGGCCTCGCCGTGCGTGTCCCATGTCTCGTTGTTCCCCAGGTTGACCTGGACGAGATTCACACCCGCTTCGACCAGATTGCGGGCCATGATCAGCGACCAGCCGAATGAGTTCCGGCCGTAGCGGTCGAGTGTTTCGGGGCTCTCTTTGGTGACGTCCAGAATCTTTTTGACCTTGGGGTCGGTCAAAAGCGATATGGCCCCTTGCCGCGATCGGTCGAAGGATTCCGAACCAGCGATGCGGTCAAGTTCCTTTCGCTGATTCTCGATCGACTCCAGCAAGCTCATCCGCCGGCCGAAGCGATCGAACGAAAGCTCGGCAGGAAGGATCAGATCCGGAATCTGGAACTTGCGATCCTTCGAGAAGACACCTTTTCGTTCCTGGTGGTCAAAGGCCAGATCAGGATAGGCTCCGTAGCAGTACGGGTCGAACGGCGCTGCTTCGATGAACCAGGGGTCGCGATGACTTCCCATCAGCCCGCCGAACTGACCCGGAAGGACGCGGCGGGAATAATGTACCAGCCGTTCCGGAAGCACGGCTGCGGGAGGAAGATTGTTACGGGGACGTGTGACCGAACGGGCGACTGCGGCAATCGAAGGCCAGTCTGTTCGTTTCGGTCCGTTCGGATCGAATCCGGGTGGCAGAATCGATTTGCCGGTCAACATCATCAGGTGCCCGGCGGTATGATCGTTCGTGGAATGGGTGAGCGAACGACAGACCGACCACAGGTGGCTCCGTTGGGCCAGCAGTGGCAAGTGCTCGCAGATCTCCAGGCCCGGCGTCTGTGTGGCAATGGGTCGGAAGTCGCCCCGGATGTTATCAGGTGCCTCTGGCTTCATATCGAAGCTGTCGTGCTGTCCCAGTCCACCGGACAGAAAGATGTAAATCACCGACTTGGCCGTCTTTGGCGCGCGGTAAGTCGTGATGTCCGCAGCCTTCAGCGCCTCAACGTGGTTCATCCCCAGTCCGAGTAAACCAATTCCCCCGGCTTGCAGAGCGGCACGGCGACTGATCGAGGGATGAGAGAATGAGGGGTTCTGTGCAGGCATGTACTTCTCTCCACGCGGTGACTCACCGATCAACATCGATTGAATTGTCATATCGGATTAATCAGTCTGTCGCAATCAGAAACGTTTCCGCTTCAGCCACTTTCAGCCCACCAGATCCGCCGCAAACCGGGACGTTTCTGACGTTTGTAGGAGCTGGTTCGTTTTTGGGAAATTCCGGGAATTTCTGCTCGAATGCAGGCCCCGATGCCCGGGGGTTTCTCTCTTCCCCCCTCGGGGGAAGGCGACGAGTAGAGAGTCCCGCTTTCGGATGAGCGAAGTTCAGTCATCCGCGTCGAGAAATCCCGCTGCCGAACCGTCGAGCCGGTCTCATCGTGGCTGACCCGCAGCGGTCGCTCGTTCCCTTCCATTTTCACTTGATGAGGCACGCTGGCTTACAAGGTTGGCGTCAATGACCGAAGCCGCGCGTCGGAAGTCACTCCGACTCTTGCGATCAAATGCTTGTGGCCGGTTCCAGACGAATCGAATGATCGGCTGCGGCGATCAGTTCAGGGCTGTTGTCCGCCAGCACCACGGTGTGTCCGTTGGCGATCAGTTCGCGGAAGCAGGCGATTAACCGGACCACATCTCTGGGGTGCAATCCCGTCGTCGGTTCGTCACAGACGATCAGCGACGGTCCCTTGTTGGGCATGGCCAGTCGCGCAGCAAGCTTGAGCCGTTGTGCTTCGCCCCCCGATAATGTTTCCGAGGGCTGTCCCAGCACGAGGTAGTCCAGGCCAATCTGTTTCAGCAACTGGAACCGATACTGGACCCGTGGTTGACTGCGGAAGAACGCCGCGGCATCCGAGACACTCATCGCCAGCACGTCCGCAATCGAACGTCCGCGATACTTGACCTCCAGGATCTCTCGCCGGTACCTCGTTCCCTGACATTCCGGGCAGGGCAATGTCACATCGGGCAGAAAGTTCATGTCCTGTTTCAGCAGGCCGCTCCCCAGGCAACTGCGGCAGCGTCCTCCCTGAGCCGAATTAAAGCTGAAGCTCTGCGCGGTAAAGCCTTTCTGTTTTGCGTCCGCGGTCATGGCGAACGTCTGACGAATCTCATCAAAAACCTCCAGCCAGGTCGCCGGGTTGCTGCGCGATGATTTGGTTAAAGGGGATTGGTCGATCAAGACGGCATCGACCAGCTCTTCTCCCCCCTTCAGCTCGTACGAGACATCGGGAGCTCCCGCCACGGCAAGCCCCAGTCGACGACCGACGGCCGGAAACAAGAGCTGCGTGGTCAGTGAGGTCTTGCCACTTCCACCCGGTCCGGATACGACCGTGAGCCGCCGCAGCGGAAACTTGGCTTCCTTCAGTCTCAGATAAGGATGCTGGATCTTGGAGAGCCGTAGCGATCCTGCCTTTGCGGAGGTTAGT is from Schlesneria sp. DSM 10557 and encodes:
- a CDS encoding DUF1501 domain-containing protein, which gives rise to MPAQNPSFSHPSISRRAALQAGGIGLLGLGMNHVEALKAADITTYRAPKTAKSVIYIFLSGGLGQHDSFDMKPEAPDNIRGDFRPIATQTPGLEICEHLPLLAQRSHLWSVCRSLTHSTNDHTAGHLMMLTGKSILPPGFDPNGPKRTDWPSIAAVARSVTRPRNNLPPAAVLPERLVHYSRRVLPGQFGGLMGSHRDPWFIEAAPFDPYCYGAYPDLAFDHQERKGVFSKDRKFQIPDLILPAELSFDRFGRRMSLLESIENQRKELDRIAGSESFDRSRQGAISLLTDPKVKKILDVTKESPETLDRYGRNSFGWSLIMARNLVEAGVNLVQVNLGNNETWDTHGEAFPHLKDNLFPPTDKSLSALLDDLQDRGLLDETLIVMAGEFGRTPKVTHLPAHYKLPGRDHWGPVQSVFFAGGGTQGGRIVGASDKIGAYPVSDAQKPENLAATIYSALGLPDTAAWYDDQERPTHIFEGAPIAGLF